The sequence acattttctgaGTAATACTATATCCAATACTAACCCTTGACCTGCTGGtcttttttacacaatttatttcattagGTCATTTTCCATTGAGTTTTTCTGCGCCGCTGTGgcatagttacatgtacttctgcaTTCAGTGCGTCTCGCTGCGGTGTGATGTGTTCAGCTGAAAAAAATACCCCAAACCTGTAAatatacaggacccacatacaggctctgtaattCGTAACCTCTCTATATATAGGGGACCTGCAGGACAAGCCTTAGGTTAATAGTATCATTTAGGAAATCAACTTGTTAACTAAGGCCCTAGCTTAAAAGCTGCCAGACTCGCTGACAGCCGACAATTGACATGGTATAAGTTCTGATGTTTTAGGTAGAGATTGCAAATCAGATAGAAGCaacaaatatacacatgtatgcaaGGGTCTCTGATGAATTGGaatgatacatacatgttgCATTACATTGTCTTTATATAATATttatgtacattattttttatTCTTCAATGTAGCCCACTGATCAGAGACAAGGTACCAGAGGTGCTACAAGCCATGTCCTCTGCACTGGGACAACTGTCCTGTGTGGTGGCAAGGTCTACATACATAATAAGGTGGGAATCCACtgtatatgcagaaatgtttgtggtggttttatgtttgcggttttcgtttGTGGCAACTGTTTCACTGAGAACTTAAAGCCACTGGAAACATTATACCCGGtaatccaatactgtagcagtatgtgactatagtgctgccgcaagcttaaaaccaccgcgaacactccatttttgtcttcaccatcatcatccactggttttggattttttgattttattggaattgcaacagtgcaatacatgtgggacacaggcagctattgctgatgtcgtgacccgcACACATagtaatatacccgtttttttacacttggctggagtggggaaagtcgtgtaaagtgcctttttcccaagggcacaagatcggtggcgtcaggtgattcgaacccaggacccttgggttctggaccgaaaaccctgccgttacgccacactgaCCCCggtccactggtttctgcatctgtagTCGTGGAaacagctgcattcagtctttgtattgcatacccggtaaaccgcctcaaggcataacacaccaggtttgtactgaagagtacaagctgcatatcccgacagatttatatgatccactcacaccgggaaagacccctactcttttcgataagtgtggtgggttcttttacgtgctcaaggtgtggctctcctcaaacacgggacctccatttaaagtcctatccgagggacgtccctaaccgaagctaggtactcattttcacctgagtgaagtgaggaaagtcgtgttaagttcctttccaagggcacaacgtcagcgggacaaatcagggaaccccggattcgaactcagtgtctctgggttctggggccaaacaccctctGCCACTGCGCATTGTTAAACGTTCATAACACCAGCTTCAAATAGAATTTGattaaaagacaaaaacacatcaGCCTCACAGGCGTGCGGGGCAGCTTATTATGTTACATTAAACAAcatgtcacatctaacctttgctCATCTAGCTCTAGGCGTTGTTTAGAGTTTACTTAGgtatctgttttgttttgtttgaacactCAGGAACAACTCCAGTGATGAACATCTGTACCTGGTGACAAGGCTGGGATGTTCTGTCTGCCAACAGAAAGGTTTGAGTTTCTCTGTTACATTGTCGgtgttacatgattgtgtagacaaaaatcctttttttccaggaAGTATAGACCCAGCAGAAATACATATAGTTCCTCCTGATATGTTCCATTCATtccattgtttgtttgataaatgtgtgtgtgtgtgtgtgtgtgtgtgtgtgtgtgtgtgtgtgtgtgtgtgtgtgtgtgtgtgtgtgtgtgtgtgtgtgtgtttgtgtgtctggtTGTATCTCGGTGCCCAGCTATATTTCTACAAATTGCCAAATTTAAAAGCCACTTCACACCCAGAAATGCAAATTGTGGTCGTCATTTCTCTGTGCATGTACAAGAGTAACTGAAAAGACTTTCAAAGGCCCCACTTATATGTAAAAGCAAGGACTAGACAGTGAATAAACCACCTTCAAGTTGGCTAcagtaaataaaacagaaataaatgaagAGATGAATAAATCATACTTAGTAAATGTAATTTGTGCACATCCTAGAGCTACATTTTAGTACTCCTTCTAATATATTCACTCCGAGCATACActgaaatctacatgtacactgaagaacaatatttcaaaattgcaaATATCAGACACAGAACTACCATCGCTAAACCAAGAATCAGTTGCCACAAACTGTGAATTGAACAGGAAGGCATAACAGACTTACTGTACTCCAAAGCAAAGAATCTGTGTGAATTTTGTAcctcaaatcaaggaggtttttaaaacggtagaagatgaagtacaCTTTATCCTTGTTTGTAGTGTGTGTCAATGATAGAAACATCGGTTCCTATTTCAAGTACTATTTAGTTTTATATTTAGTAAATTTCCTCACTTAAGATAATATAGTCTATCTAAAACTATGATGCATTTTgataaaatctacaaaatctATTCTTGATGTGTTTTGATAAATCTATTAGCTAAACCCATGCTATCCTACATTTTCACCATCAGCCCATGTTGATTAGATtatatatatggatgacacccgcACGCGTATCAATTTTaatccgtttccaaaaattaacaaaagttttcgaccatgctgtaaatcgtaaaaagcaactgcaaatgataaaatacatgctgtaaattgcaaacaaatatttcagaaaGCGGATACCGGTACTAATGTTGTACagtgccaaaatcaattccaaaggcaaagaagttttgaaagagcaaaaatgaagaatctatttccCGGTATCCCGGTGTGTTTAGTtctgttcatccttcctgaccacgtagatttcatattgACGGGGACTTTTgtttttgcccaacttttttttattcgcacactcgcatcacttttggggtccccagaggatgtcatccatacaatcaaatcaacatggccttacaaagAAACATGAAGATTGAAGCCaaacctacattgtatatgctagACTATGATTCTAGTacgaaagtgtgtgtgtttgtaaacatgtttttgtttgtgacctgtacttagcagGTGTATCTGGACATCCATCCAGCGGACACCCTGTGGACCCATCGATGTTCCTGCCTTTCACCCAGCTGTTACAGAACAAGGATGAAGCAGTTAGGACTGGTATGTTCTTTCATAGTTAGCATACTACCCTAAGTAAAGTTAGAATAgtttgaaattgttttgttaaaggcaaccaaagcaatattagggcccaaaaaatggaaatataaaaaaCTACTAGTGACATTTACCAactttgtttagcacatttgcctaataacttcatactttgagcattttaaaaccgcgcaaaatcgtgctgtacgatgatccctttaatttcgtgagcctacaaaaattcTGGAGACGATTTTCACCGAGTTTTCACATCACAAtgacatcatatttttgcataatggacgttgctatacattgtgataatattGTTTGAAGTAAATCATTGTTTAGAAATAACTAAATGaagtgactttcaaaatctgattttcgggccctaagaTTGCTAATTGGTTTCCTTTAAGTAAGAATCCTGATGTGTTTGCACTGTGTTCGCCACACATTCAGGAACTGTGTTCTTTTCAGTGCTTTTACGGGTTCTTCCCTGTTGTGCTCTTGATAAAAGCGATACACGGCATTTACTGTCCATGACGCGGGAAGGAGAATTTGTTCAGAATTCGTCAGCTTGTCTCCCTCTCTTGCTGCCATCTCTTCCAGCCACACTTGTGCTAGAAGGCTTCTCTGTGAAGGATAGCTGTTGTCCTGGCGACCATGTTCTGGGTTGTTGAATCGTCCACCCTTGTACCTCTGCAAGTAGCTGTAGTACCTGTATTTATTGTAACGAATGGCCACAAATCATTAAAAAGATTTACACAATGCCCATATGAAATTAAAGTTTAACATCCTTAGCAAGCATTTGTAAGTCTCATAAAATCATGAAATGATACAATTTCCATTCAATAATCTACTTTTGTTTGCAATCTGGCAGTAGACGTCCTGATCAGAGTCTGTCATTTCAAGGAAATTCCCTTAgaagacagtcagaacttttcaactgtTTCACCTTGATTCTTGTCGCTCCTAATTAGATCAATGGATAAATAGACTTAAAAGGTTTAATtgacactgtaaatgcagaaatgttcgcggtggttttatgttggcggtttttgcggtgaaatctttgtcgcaaacttaaaaccaccgcgaaacttttcgCCCACCTATGACAGTGGCGCTACTATTgattcaaacgcaaacttaaaaccacagcgaacactacattttctccctaccgcgaaataaaaaccacgcaaacttaaatgcatttacagtatacatgtacatgtaaatggaagACCAGTGACCATAACACATCCTGATCATTAGAGTCTCTGTAGACAGATACTACAGACTGGACAAGTTTTCAGCTACTTATGGCACCCATGGTTTCATCAACAGTTACTTGACTTCACAGTcgtatgtaaatgtaaatgtttagAGGGATTGTAACTTGTAGGTAAAGGTAGATGACATTATTGCATCGCATTTTCATATGTAAATTTAATGCTTGTACAGCATTATTGTAAGATTCCAAATTGACGGGGTCACATTTTGAATTTGGAAACTTTTCCAATTGATAGTGGTTACATCCAtaatagtattattattatatgtaaCATATAAGTGAGTAGGTGTAATTATAAACCTTGAAGTACTGATGCCATTGAGTTTCATCCAAGCTTTATGGCACACAGCTTTTCCACTGACGTGGAATTTAGGATGGCGTGTCCCCTTGTCTCCCTTCCTGAAGCTCGTCAGAATGTAGTCTCTCGCCTCTGACTGGGAGCCGTCGATCCAAAAGGCTTTGCGACGATCCTCAGCCTCTGAATACGTGAAATGCCCCAGGCACCTCTCCTTACAGCAGTCTGCTGATAGTATGGCACTGATGGATTTGGCTGAAGTCTTCACTCTTGCAGTCTTTCCTAATGGTAGTAGGTGGAAGCAGATTtagtttgatttatttatttggctgtctATAGAAACAGTACAGCCAGAGCTACCCAACAagcaaaggctattacaaagggttagctaatatacaaaattcaatacaaactttcacaaagcacattcAGATTAGGGCTGGGTACCGGTACAggaaattcaggtccggtccaggtccaggtccagagggtcaggtccaggtccggacctgtacctgtacctgtacctgattaaagtagtgtTGCAGTACAtaatattttggagagcgagacacaagtaaaggtctctgtgagtccaACAAATTACtgtatgttcaaattgtatattttagAATAAAgtgattattctcggtgcacactaatgtgcactcgacggctgttgactcatctacatgaaaccacgactcgttaagtCTGCTTATTTTGTATCAGACCGGTTAcgtgtgaccgcctgctggtagcctggtactgtgaattttctaatcggtccataggtcGGTCCATTGATTTTTTCTGGAGCCTAATTCAGATGTTTACAACTTAAATATGACTAAAATACATAAAAAGGTGTACATAAGATACAAGACTaagatacataatttttttttacaaaactagCACAAAACTAAAGTGTATAATTATGAAGAAACAATTCGCACAAGACTAAGCTACATATTAAATGGTTAACAAGGCTAAAACGTAGGTTACTAAGATTATACAATTAGTCATCTGAATCATCTGATATTTGGCAATGTCATTATTGAGGTAGGTCAGATGGCAGTGCTATTGACTGACAAACGTCATAAAGATAAATGCAAGATGAatacaaaattcaattcaaattcaaatcaaCTTGACACCCGAATCAAACCAAAGATTTTGTCTAAAGATCTAGGAAGGGTCaggattaggccacaccaatttattttcttggtcaTTATTATAAATGgaataaaaacaaagaattccaaaaatgctagattgaaaaaacaacatgaaagtagaatctcagaggaatgtttttacttaaaatttggtgcacacagattcagggtgtgaacagggtcaggtgcaagttttcaccccagccttctgttttcatgatttttttgtgctaaattattatttttttaaataaaaatctgttaaccaagaaattaaattggtgtggccttattgcaTGAAATTTTTTGCATGGAGatttcaaggaggtttaagagcttggagattatcaatgGTCTACTTTCAATGTGGAGGACTgatatactactagtagtaaataATAACTTACCCAGGAAATGCCGCCTTGGTTTCTTCTGTTGAGGGTCTTCATTTGCTTGGCCAAAGAACAAATGTGTTATGTCTTCTAGTTCAGGATCAGAGTCTTCCCTTGTTTGACTGTCTTTTAGTTCAGGGTCTTCATCTGTTTGGCTGTCTTTAAGTTTGGGGTCTTCATTTGTTTGGCCAAAGAACAAATGTGTTATGTCTTCTAGTTCAGGATCAGAGTCTTCCTTTGTTTGACTGTCTTTTAGTTCAAGGTCTTCATCTGTTTGGCTGTCTTTAAGTTTGGGCTCTTCATTTGTTTGGCCAAAGAACAGATGTGTTATGTCTTCTAGGTCAGGATCAGAGTCTTCCATTGTTTGACTGTCTTTTAGTTCAGGGTCTTCATCTGTTTGGCTGTCTTTAAGTTTGGGGTCTTCTTCTCTTTGGCCAAAGAACAAATGTGTTATGTCTTCTAATTCAGGCTCAGAGTCTTCCATTGTTTGACTGTCTTTTAGTTCAGGGTCTTCATCTGTTTGGCTGTCTTTAAGTTTGGGGTCTTCTTCTCTTTGGCCAAAGAACAAATGTGTTATGTCTTCTAATTCAGGATCAGAGTCTTCCATTGTTTGACTGTCTTTTAGTTCAGGGTCTTCTTCTGTTTGGCTGTCTTTAAGTTTGGGGTCTTCTTCTCTTTGGCCAAAGAACAAATGTGTTATGTCTTCTACTTGTTCTAGGTCAGGATCAGAGTCTTCCTTTGTTTGACTGTCTTCTAGTTCAGGGTCTTCTTCTGTTTGGCTGTCTTTAAGTTTGGGGTCTTCTTTTGTTTGGCCAAAGAACAAATGTGTTATGTCTTCTAGTTCAGGATCAGAGTCTTCCATTGTTTGACTGTCTTCTAGTTCAAGGTCTTCATCTGTTTGGCTGTCTTTAAGTTTGGGGTCTTCTTCTGTTTGGCTGTCTTTAAGTTTGGGGTCTTCTTTTGTTTGGCCAAAGAACAAATGTGTTATGTCTTCTAGTTCAGGATCAGAGTCTTCCATTGTTTGGCTGTCTTTTAGTTCAGGGTCTTCTTCTGTTTGGCCGTCTTTAAGTTTGGGgtctttatttgtttggctgTCTTTAAGTTTGGGGTCTTCATTTCTTTGGCCAAAGAACAAATGTGTTATGTCTGGTTCTACATCATCTGAAAGGAGAAAATAGTACCAGTCCCTTTAGTAATTTTGCACTTGACGATATTTTATTGCATTCTctatacaatgtccttgctAATGTATGACAGACATTTACTTGTCATCAACTTGTACTTAGCTATCATGAAATTATAGGCATTCAATCAATGATACATTACATCTTACTCAGTGTCACTGaggaaaagtagtggatgctacatgaaacgtctgaccgtttccaaaatcatatccagttgcttgtcaatgagtaacttctatttggcatatcttattacctggatgtctaaccttaatcaaCATGGTacatttattacatttatttattaaacttcacagaatgctAGATGTTCCAAAGTTCCATTTTCATAGCCTGAAATCCATCCATTTTTAGGTATAGTACACTGAAAACCTGTTTTCAGGTATGGTACGCTGAAAACAAACTTGTAGTTAAATTTTCAATTCATCAATAATTTTTGTAATTAAAAATTACCTTGGTCCAATGTAGAGTCACACATGTTGCCCTCTCTTGGCTTATTTGATatctcttcttcagtgtcaaaGGATTGCTTCAATGTCACGATCTTGAAGGGAGAAAATGCTGTTGTCAATTAATGTGCAAGGACTGGTCACAAAATTTCACAGTTTATGCTTTGAAACATAGAACAATTTTAACGCTCTTCCCATTTTCATTGTTGGCCTAACACCAATAGATAAATGGCAGAGATTTAGGTTGTCAAAAGACAAAATCAAAGTAACAGTGCTTCAGAtagacaatttgcataatagtAGTTACTTTTCACGCATAACAATTGTTTTGAATGACAATGGTGAATAATTTACACATTAGTTTCAGGCATGCACAAATTATGCATAGCAGCAGGCTAACTTTGCAGAAAATGTGTATTGTTGATGGACAAATTGAAGTGAAATCGTCAGGTTAATGACTGAACTTCAAGGGTTGAAATGTATGACAACAGTTCCACAAGAGCAAGCCAGTTTGATAAAATACTACGGTAACTGTATTA comes from Branchiostoma lanceolatum isolate klBraLanc5 chromosome 2, klBraLanc5.hap2, whole genome shotgun sequence and encodes:
- the LOC136427557 gene encoding protein starmaker-like isoform X2; amino-acid sequence: MCDSTLDQDDVEPDITHLFFGQRNEDPKLKDSQTNKDPKLKDGQTEEDPELKDSQTMEDSDPELEDITHLFFGQTKEDPKLKDSQTEEDPKLKDSQTDEDLELEDSQTMEDSDPELEDITHLFFGQTKEDPKLKDSQTEEDPELEDSQTKEDSDPDLEQVEDITHLFFGQREEDPKLKDSQTEEDPELKDSQTMEDSDPELEDITHLFFGQREEDPKLKDSQTDEDPELKDSQTMEDSEPELEDITHLFFGQREEDPKLKDSQTDEDPELKDSQTMEDSDPDLEDITHLFFGQTNEEPKLKDSQTDEDLELKDSQTKEDSDPELEDITHLFFGQTNEDPKLKDSQTDEDPELKDSQTREDSDPELEDITHLFFGQANEDPQQKKPRRHFLGKTARVKTSAKSISAILSADCCKERCLGHFTYSEAEDRRKAFWIDGSQSEARDYILTSFRKGDKGTRHPKFHVSGKAVCHKAWMKLNGISTSSYLQRYKGGRFNNPEHGRQDNSYPSQRSLLAQVWLEEMAAREGDKLTNSEQILLPASWTVNAVYRFYQEHNREEPVKALKRTQFLNVWRTQCKHIRILT
- the LOC136427557 gene encoding protein starmaker-like isoform X1 yields the protein MCDSTLDQDDVEPDITHLFFGQRNEDPKLKDSQTNKDPKLKDGQTEEDPELKDSQTMEDSDPELEDITHLFFGQTKEDPKLKDSQTEEDPKLKDSQTDEDLELEDSQTMEDSDPELEDITHLFFGQTKEDPKLKDSQTEEDPELEDSQTKEDSDPDLEQVEDITHLFFGQREEDPKLKDSQTEEDPELKDSQTMEDSDPELEDITHLFFGQREEDPKLKDSQTDEDPELKDSQTMEDSEPELEDITHLFFGQREEDPKLKDSQTDEDPELKDSQTMEDSDPDLEDITHLFFGQTNEEPKLKDSQTDEDLELKDSQTKEDSDPELEDITHLFFGQTNEDPKLKDSQTDEDPELKDSQTREDSDPELEDITHLFFGQANEDPQQKKPRRHFLGKTARVKTSAKSISAILSADCCKERCLGHFTYSEAEDRRKAFWIDGSQSEARDYILTSFRKGDKGTRHPKFHVSGKAVCHKAWMKLNGISTSRYYSYLQRYKGGRFNNPEHGRQDNSYPSQRSLLAQVWLEEMAAREGDKLTNSEQILLPASWTVNAVYRFYQEHNREEPVKALKRTQFLNVWRTQCKHIRILT